The following coding sequences are from one Thermostaphylospora chromogena window:
- a CDS encoding sugar phosphate isomerase/epimerase family protein produces MTRPVTLFTGQWADLPFEEVCRLASEWGYDGLEIACWGDHFEVDKALADDSYIPRKLETLEKYNLKVWTISNHLVGQAVCDNPIDERHKGILPARIWGDGDPEGVRQRAAEEMKNTARAAAKLGVKTVVGFTGSSIWHTVAMFPPVPPSMIEAGYADFADRWNPILDVFDEVGVRFAHEVHPSEIAYDYHTTVRTLEAIGRRPAFGLNWDPSHMVWQGVDPVGFILDFADRIYHVDCKDTKVRVGDGRRGMLSSHLPWADLRRGWDFVSTGRGDVPWEDCFRALNAIGYEGPISIEWEDAGMDRLDGAPEALAYIRRLNAITPPAAAFDAAFSSD; encoded by the coding sequence ATGACCAGGCCAGTCACGCTGTTCACCGGTCAATGGGCCGACCTGCCGTTCGAGGAGGTCTGCCGGCTCGCCTCGGAATGGGGCTACGACGGCCTGGAGATCGCCTGCTGGGGCGACCACTTCGAGGTGGACAAGGCCCTGGCCGACGACTCCTACATCCCGCGCAAGCTGGAGACGCTGGAGAAGTACAACCTCAAGGTCTGGACGATCTCCAACCATCTCGTCGGGCAGGCCGTCTGCGACAACCCGATCGACGAGCGGCACAAGGGGATCCTGCCCGCGCGCATCTGGGGCGACGGCGACCCCGAGGGCGTGCGGCAGCGCGCCGCCGAGGAGATGAAGAACACCGCGCGGGCCGCGGCCAAGCTCGGCGTCAAGACCGTCGTCGGGTTCACCGGTTCGTCCATCTGGCACACCGTCGCCATGTTCCCGCCCGTGCCGCCGTCCATGATCGAGGCCGGGTACGCCGACTTCGCCGACCGGTGGAACCCCATCCTCGACGTCTTCGACGAGGTCGGCGTGCGCTTCGCGCACGAGGTCCACCCCAGCGAGATCGCCTACGACTACCACACGACCGTCCGCACCCTGGAGGCCATCGGCCGCCGGCCCGCCTTCGGGCTCAACTGGGACCCCTCGCACATGGTGTGGCAGGGGGTGGACCCGGTCGGGTTCATCCTCGACTTCGCCGACCGCATCTACCACGTCGACTGCAAGGACACCAAGGTCCGCGTCGGCGACGGTCGCCGCGGCATGCTCTCCTCCCACCTGCCCTGGGCCGACCTGCGCCGCGGCTGGGACTTCGTGTCCACCGGGCGCGGCGACGTCCCCTGGGAGGACTGCTTCCGCGCCCTCAACGCCATCGGCTACGAGGGGCCGATCTCCATCGAGTGGGAGGACGCCGGCATGGACCGGCTCGACGGGGCGCCCGAGGCCCTGGCGTACATCCGCCGCCTCAACGCCATCACCCCGCCGGCCGCCGCGTTCGACGCCGCCTTCTCCTCCGACTGA
- a CDS encoding Gfo/Idh/MocA family protein, with protein MHDDKPTLGVGMVGYAFMGRVHSQAWRTVGAFFDLPVKPTLAVLCGRSREAVTATAEQFGWAAVETDWKELINRDDVQIVDICTPGDSHAEIAIAALEAGKHVLCEKPLANTVGEAEAMAAAARAAAAKGVRSMVAFNYRRVPAVALARRLVADGKIGEIRHVRAQYLQDWIVDPEFPLVWRLQKDKAGSGALGDIGAHIIDAVAFITGQRLAGVSAITETFIKERPLAEASSGLAASGGRERGPVTVDDAALFIGRLTGGGLASFEATRFASGRKNALRIEINGSLGSLYFDFESMNELWFHDHTLPAEESGFRRIIATEPGHPYMDAWWPPGHGLGYEHTFTHEVRDFLTAIAEGTDPTPSFDDGLWVQRVLAAVEKSAADDSRYVPVEDR; from the coding sequence GTGCATGACGACAAGCCGACGCTGGGAGTCGGCATGGTGGGGTACGCCTTCATGGGCCGGGTGCACTCCCAGGCCTGGCGGACCGTCGGAGCCTTCTTCGACCTGCCGGTCAAACCCACCCTCGCGGTGCTGTGCGGCCGGTCGCGGGAGGCCGTCACCGCCACCGCGGAGCAGTTCGGCTGGGCGGCCGTGGAGACCGACTGGAAGGAGCTGATCAACCGCGACGACGTGCAGATCGTGGACATCTGCACGCCCGGCGACTCCCACGCGGAGATCGCCATCGCCGCGCTGGAGGCCGGAAAACACGTGCTGTGCGAGAAGCCCCTGGCCAACACCGTCGGCGAGGCGGAGGCGATGGCCGCCGCCGCCCGGGCCGCCGCGGCCAAGGGGGTCCGCTCCATGGTCGCCTTCAACTACCGCCGCGTGCCCGCCGTCGCGCTCGCCCGGCGGCTCGTCGCCGACGGGAAGATCGGCGAGATCCGCCACGTCCGCGCCCAATACCTGCAGGACTGGATCGTCGATCCCGAGTTCCCGCTCGTGTGGCGGCTGCAGAAGGACAAGGCGGGCTCCGGCGCGCTCGGCGACATCGGCGCCCACATCATCGACGCCGTCGCGTTCATCACCGGGCAGCGCCTGGCGGGCGTCTCCGCCATCACCGAGACGTTCATCAAGGAACGCCCGCTGGCTGAGGCGTCGTCCGGCCTGGCCGCCAGCGGCGGCCGGGAACGCGGTCCCGTCACCGTCGACGACGCCGCCCTGTTCATCGGACGGCTCACCGGCGGCGGCCTGGCCTCCTTCGAGGCCACCCGCTTCGCCTCCGGCCGCAAGAACGCGCTGCGCATCGAGATCAACGGTTCGCTGGGCAGCCTGTACTTCGACTTCGAGTCAATGAACGAGCTGTGGTTCCACGACCACACGCTGCCCGCCGAGGAGTCCGGGTTCCGGCGGATCATCGCCACCGAGCCCGGCCACCCGTACATGGACGCCTGGTGGCCGCCCGGCCACGGGCTCGGATACGAGCACACCTTCACCCACGAGGTGAGGGACTTCCTGACGGCCATCGCCGAAGGCACCGATCCCACGCCGTCCTTCGACGACGGCCTGTGGGTCCAGCGTGTTCTCGCCGCGGTGGAGAAGAGCGCGGCCGACGACAGCCGATACGTACCTGTGGAGGATCGATGA
- a CDS encoding ABC transporter substrate-binding protein, with translation MSENVGRRKFLLSGAVVGAGALVTACTSNEPVAEQSAASQQPQPAATGGNDQPGKTVRVGFSAPAADHGWIAAIAKNAEATAKQYSDIEYVPVEPTNDINQQISAVESLIQQKVDVLVLLPNDGEQLNQVARQAMDAGIPVVNLDRIFPDKLSYRTWIGGDNYGMGVAAGHYIGSKLKQNNVSDPVILEIQGIATLPLTQERSKGFEDALKTYGYSVTARQDAQFTVESGTEVATNLLQAHSKIDAIWNHDDDQGVGVLAAIKEASRNEFFMVGGAGSANAMREIQSGSSVLEATVTYSPTMASSAIKLARLIAQGKGMSDLVEHQVPQSITLASETITKENVEQYLPLGFES, from the coding sequence ATGAGCGAGAACGTCGGCCGCCGGAAATTCCTGCTCAGCGGCGCCGTGGTCGGCGCCGGTGCCCTCGTCACCGCCTGCACCAGCAACGAACCCGTCGCCGAACAGTCGGCGGCGTCACAGCAGCCGCAGCCCGCGGCCACCGGCGGCAACGACCAGCCGGGGAAGACCGTCCGGGTCGGTTTCTCCGCCCCCGCGGCCGACCACGGCTGGATCGCCGCCATCGCCAAGAACGCCGAGGCCACCGCCAAGCAGTACTCCGACATCGAATACGTACCCGTCGAACCCACCAACGACATCAACCAGCAGATCTCCGCGGTCGAGTCGCTGATCCAGCAGAAGGTGGACGTGCTGGTGCTGCTCCCCAACGACGGCGAGCAGCTCAACCAGGTCGCCCGCCAGGCGATGGACGCGGGCATCCCCGTCGTCAACCTCGACCGGATCTTCCCCGACAAGCTCTCCTACCGCACGTGGATCGGCGGCGACAATTACGGCATGGGCGTCGCGGCGGGCCACTACATCGGCAGCAAGCTCAAGCAGAACAACGTCTCCGACCCCGTCATCCTCGAAATCCAGGGCATCGCCACGCTCCCCCTCACCCAGGAGCGCAGCAAGGGCTTCGAGGACGCGCTCAAGACCTACGGCTACAGCGTCACCGCCCGGCAGGATGCGCAGTTCACCGTCGAGAGCGGAACCGAGGTCGCCACCAACCTGCTCCAGGCCCATTCCAAGATCGACGCGATCTGGAACCACGACGACGACCAGGGCGTGGGTGTGCTCGCCGCCATCAAGGAAGCCAGCCGCAACGAGTTCTTCATGGTCGGCGGCGCCGGATCGGCCAACGCCATGCGGGAGATCCAGTCGGGCAGTTCGGTGCTCGAGGCCACCGTCACCTACAGCCCCACGATGGCCTCCTCGGCCATCAAGCTCGCACGGTTGATAGCCCAGGGCAAGGGCATGAGCGACCTTGTGGAGCACCAAGTACCGCAATCGATCACATTGGCGTCCGAAACCATCACCAAGGAGAACGTCGAGCAGTACCTGCCGCTCGGCTTCGAGTCCTGA